The window CTGCTGGGTACTCCTGCCGGAAGGTAACGGGTACGTCGACTGGTCACCCTAGCAACCACTTCACCCCGCGGGCTGAAAGAACCCTGGGAGTTTCAGTACCGGGTAGGCTCCAGGATGTGCAGCTGACCCGCGAATCCATCGTCACCGCCGCCGTCGCCATCCTGGACACGTACGGCCTGGCGGACATGACCATGCGCCGCGTCGCCACGTCCCTCGGGGTCGCCCCGGGCGCACTGTACTGGCACATCGCCAACAAACAGCAGCTCATCGCCGCGATCGCGGAGGAGATCCTGACGCCCGTGCTCGCCGCCACCGCCCCGCGGACCGCCCCGGAGCTCGCCGGCCTCCTGCGGGAGTCGATGCTCTCGCGTCGCGACGGCGCGGAGCTCGTCGCCGCCGCCCTCTCGCAGCCGGAGTCGGAGACACGGGAGGTCGTCGAGAAGCAGCTGGCCGCCACCCTGGAGGGG of the Corynebacterium humireducens NBRC 106098 = DSM 45392 genome contains:
- a CDS encoding TetR family transcriptional regulator — protein: MQLTRESIVTAAVAILDTYGLADMTMRRVATSLGVAPGALYWHIANKQQLIAAIAEEILTPVLAATAPRTAPELAGLLRESMLSRRDGAELVAAALSQPESETREVVEKQLAATLEGDADLRRVGAASLLHLVLGATALEQARAQHAADTGVEKPRDASGDFHRGVELMLAGLDTARA